The Gossypium hirsutum isolate 1008001.06 chromosome D07, Gossypium_hirsutum_v2.1, whole genome shotgun sequence genome includes the window ACTTTAGCTTCTTTTCATTCATGAATTGTTTCTAAAATAAGACAAATTCGCAGGTCTGCAGAGGTGTGGAAAGAGTTGCAGACTAAGGTGGATTAATTACTTGAGGCCTGATTTAAAGAGAGGCACATTCTCTCAAGAAGAAGAGAATCTCATAATTGAACTTCATGCAGTTTTGGGGAATAGGTATTATTTCTTCTCCCCCCATGGTTTTGGATATTATATATGCACAGCTCTGTAAAAATTCTTTGAACTTTCAGGTGGTCCCAAATCGCTGCACAACTGCCAGGAAGAACCGACAATGAAATTAAGAACCTATGGAACTCTTGCTTAAAGAAGAAGCTTAGGCAGAGAGGCATTGACCCTGTCACCCACAAACCCCTCTCAGAGGTTGAAAATGGTGGTGAAGACAGCAAGAGTCAACCCACAAATAGCCTGGATATGGCAACTTCTGGTGCATCTACTGAACTGAACCTCAACACCGACAATCCTAAAGCAGGACCACCGTCGGTCACTGCACACCATTTCCAATTGGAAATGGAAGGCTCCCCTTGCTCCAACACAATCAACAGCAGCAATAACAGTAGCAAAGACTTGTTCATGGACAGCCAGCCATCTGATTTGGTGGGGCATTTTCCAATTCAGCAATTGAATTATGCATCCAATGCTAGGCTCTCCTCCACAACCTCAAACCCCACTCTCTGGTTCACCCAAACCAGTAAACGTTTCGATATCAATTCTGAATTCCCTTCAACTTCCATGTCTGCCCTTCTCCCACCATTGACCTCTTCTTTTCTCTCTGCTCCTATGGGGTTCAAGCCCTCTGATACCCCTTCAATCCCCTCCTTCACAAGTATCAATGGGTCCCGATATTGGGAAACGGGTGCCTCCGCTAATAACAGTAACAGCAGCAGCAGCACTGAGCTACAAAGCAACAATTCCTTCTTTGAGAACAACAGTTACTCATGGGGATTGACCGACTGTAGTACATCAGAGAAAGAGGCTCCAAATCCAATCCATTTAATGGAAACCCAAGCAGATGAAATTAAGTGGCCAGAGTATCTCAATAACCCATTGTTAATGGCGGCTGCTTTGCAAAATCAAACCCCACAGTCCTTCTGCAATATCGAGATAAAATCAGAAACAGATTTCTTCACTAATACTTCATCAAACACCGTGTGGTCTCTTAAccaacagcagcagcagcagcaacaacaaGAAGCAGCTTTACAAAATTCCGATATGTGTGCGAAGGACATCCAAAGACTTACAGCAGCTTATGGACATATTTAGCTTAATTTGCTTTGCATTTATGAAAGGACCCCTCTTCTTAGAAGTAAAAGAAGGGTGACtttccttcaaaaaaaaaataaaagagatttttaaaaaaatggcatTCTCAATATCAGGTGTGTACAACAGATTTCTCTCCcttctttttcatatattttaactCATTCTCATGTATATAGGGGCTGAATCTGATACAAAAATTTATCCACTTTTGCTTTTGGACTATTTTGTGAGCAAAACGATTTTGTTAgccctttttctctcttttgagTGTGGGGTAGAACTGCTGAATAAAGCTTGTTTTAGTGTCTTTTTACTCTTCTTTGCCTCCTTGCATATGCTCATATTTGTGCATTGGAATTTTACGTTTCTCTATCAGTAAACAATGGTtgattaaaagaagaaaaaaaatcatttcttcTTCGTATTATCCCCATTGTTAATAGTTAAAGCAATGAATGGTtttaaaattgaagaagaaaaaagtgTCACTGCCATCTCCAATTGGAAAATACATGAAAGTAACACTTTTTTCCAGTTCCAACAATCAAAATTGGTTATCTATCAGTGTCCAGAGGACACAAAGAAATCGTAATCGCTTTTATCACTTTTTTTGGTTTCTTGCTTTCAATTGTAGGTGATTTCGAGTAATTGAATCGATTAGTTGGGAGCTTCCTTTTGGCTTAAACAATCTTAGTAcccttaaattaaattttcaaccgCTTGCTTCTCAAGCCTCAAAAGGAGTAATTGACCACCACTCGGCCTCTCATTTTCTTTGCCCATCGTATACACACGCATGCTCACGTACACATCCTTAAACCATTTATAGACCATGAGCCTAAATTTTTTTAAGTCAAATTCGTATATGCATGTTGTAATATTCCTAAAACAAATATATTCTTTTAGAAACAAAAATTTAACAAGTTTAGAAATAAGAGATATGCCACATCATGCTCAAGTaagcaaagaagaaaaaataaagtcaGTCGGTACATGGGAAAGTGACTATGAATCTAGCAAGGGCCATTTAACTGGTGCTGTCTTGTAACTCTTTTAAGACACTTACGTTTTCTAAAGAAACACCCTATAAATAGCAAGTAACTTGATTTGGAAGTTTCGGATCCCGCAGTAAATGCAGAAAAACAAACACCCAACTaccttttaaattttcaattaaacacTAATTTCATAAGATAATTATTTATGGTCGGAATGGCAAATGTTTTTCTTTCCATTTGTATGTTATGGCCAAGTGGTTCAAAATCCAACGTGGTTGGGACAAGGAGAGATCAAAGAAAGTGGGAATATATCTACGTCAGTTTTGGAGATAAATAATGAGTAAAGTTTGCAAACACCCGCCAAGGTTCTATTGAGGTTTAAACAATTCAACGCTATGATGTTGGAATATTACGTGAAAAGTTGAAGGTGGTGACCCACTGCAATAATTCTACTAATTCTACTCATAGAGGCATCTTTTCTTCTCCACAACCATGCCTGCCGCCAAGAAAGTTTTTTCAGCCCTGTTTCTAAACCAAGAGTATAAATAAAATGACTTTAAAGTTTAAACTCGTTATCATGGAATCGAGTTTAAAAATTGTAATCACGACAGTTATTCACAAAATTTCTAAACTAATCATGCATACAAAGGGTAAAAGTTTTCAATATTTATGATATCGCCAATTAGTAAGGACTTAGGACAAGatattattaaacaaataaaaaaaaaatcaaatcgtCATGATGTTGGATTTAAAATAGGTTCTGATATCATTGTCGCATAAATCCTGGCTCTCAGTGTCAGGAAGGgtactaattaattttaatccttaAACACCAAGCAATGGATTAAAAACAACAAATCTAAAATCAATACACAAAAACACAGTTTTTTTAGTAATTATATTCCTTTGGCagtactttttaatttaatctatttgTGTATAAAAGCCCAAAGTTTGCAAAAACCCAATAATATTGAGGACTACTATGGGTGAGAGGATGATACTTTAGCTTGTAACTTAAAAAGTGTTAAAAGcaacatgttttaattttatttttaatgtattttagggtaattatttgataccaattatgaatttaatgctcctaacctttaaatttatgttttaatactTGATAGAGCACTAAAGAGCAAAATGAGTGAAAAACGAGCGAAAACCGGAGCATCGGAGCAAGCTGCAAAAGCCACACATGTTCAACCAttctacacggtcgtgtgtccatATGGGCGTATGGTATGCTATATCAATTTCACGGGATTACACATCGAATTACAGAAAATCacgatttttagatttttttttagcattctaagacatatatatgacaaaaataagaagataggagagaGCCATCAGAGAATACTCAAGAAAGAAACTCGAAAATACCATTGAAGCCGACTTTGAaatagatttccatcaagattgaagattctcaattgatttcttaggaagttattatgagtttatttatttctttcggttatactgtgtcttggatttttttattttcaaacatgaactatttttttaaatacctaaggagatgaacccctatgatggattctgtcgtttgatcttgttcttaattatgtgtgtttaattcttggtttaatatttcttgcgtaactgagtggagttgcatgcaaacCTAGAAATagaatgacataaatctaccgaattagagtcaaatctaataggggaattcatagcacgagttaatgtgataatatgacttttaattagaaagaaatttcacttaatcaacctagagttagttgtttttatgctcgaaagagatatttgcataatttagggatttttacggatcaataTACTATgtaaagaaattacataatttagattgatagtgacagatgaaatctaggtgaattcttttctAGTTATTGTTTCATTTCTTGGTTGTTACTCGATTACTTTAGTGATTTGTTCTTTGTTGTGTTCATTAGTTaactaatttagttaattttagtttcaatcaatcacttgaattatttgattaaataatcgAAAGACTGtgattactaatacttttagtcttcgtgggaacgatatatttgttcactgtagctatactattaattgataagtgCACTTGTCTTAATCAAATTCTTAGTTAGTTTCGCGACGGATCAAGTTTTTGACGCTATTGCCTAggactaaaatattagaaaaaatttatttctattaatttcgccattttttagtttaatatttatgtttttaatttaattattatattttaattttttttgtttgattcttaTAGGTTCTTTTGGTTTTTAACTAGAGACAAACCGTTGGAACCGTTAGTTTTTTATAATGAGATCGAAAAAACTGCTCGTAGAAGCCAAAGAGACGTTACTGAAGCAACGTCATGTCAATAGATTTTAATAGACGATCAAGAGTAAAAGGACATTACTATAGAGATGGATAATAATCCTGTTAATCCACAACTTTCTATACATCTTACTCCTCGAagtatgtatgactatgctaagccCACTTTGATTGGGGATGAATTGAGTATTGTCGAACCGACTATTGCTATAAACATTTTTGAGATTAAGCCGAACACAATTCAGATGGTGCAACAATATGTTCAATTTGATGGGTTGCAAGATAAAGATTCGAATGCTCATTTAGATAACTTTCTGGA containing:
- the LOC107954398 gene encoding transcription factor MYB61 gives rise to the protein MGRHSCCYKQKLRKGLWSPEEDEKLLRHITKYGHGCWSSVPKQAGLQRCGKSCRLRWINYLRPDLKRGTFSQEEENLIIELHAVLGNRWSQIAAQLPGRTDNEIKNLWNSCLKKKLRQRGIDPVTHKPLSEVENGGEDSKSQPTNSLDMATSGASTELNLNTDNPKAGPPSVTAHHFQLEMEGSPCSNTINSSNNSSKDLFMDSQPSDLVGHFPIQQLNYASNARLSSTTSNPTLWFTQTSKRFDINSEFPSTSMSALLPPLTSSFLSAPMGFKPSDTPSIPSFTSINGSRYWETGASANNSNSSSSTELQSNNSFFENNSYSWGLTDCSTSEKEAPNPIHLMETQADEIKWPEYLNNPLLMAAALQNQTPQSFCNIEIKSETDFFTNTSSNTVWSLNQQQQQQQQQEAALQNSDMCAKDIQRLTAAYGHI